The Aspergillus luchuensis IFO 4308 DNA, chromosome 6, nearly complete sequence genome segment TCTTTCCTCGGGCCGGTCATCTCAGGGAATATCACACAAAGGTACTGTTTTCCCCTCCCACTTAGATCCATCACGCTCGGTTGGCATTGGAGTAACCTTGAATGCCTGACTTATGAGATATCAGATTCGGATGGCGTagcttcttctggctttCAATGGCCATGACCTGCTTCAACATCGTCActatcctcctcttctgcccGGAGACGAAATACCACCGTGACCCCGCGTCCAAACCCCCCCGACATACGGCGCACATATCTCTGAAACCAGACACTGAAGGGTCCCCCACAGACACCAGCCCGACCGTAGACTCAAAAGAAATTTACTCAACCCAACCACTACCCCCCAAGCCCGGGACTGGATCCCCTTGCAGCGCCCAATACAAGCTATGGCAACCCCCCGACCCGCAATGGAAAGCCTTCATCCTGCGAGACACCCTCACCCCATTCCGCATATGTCTCTACCCAATCATATTCTGGGCTGCGATGGCCATCTCCGGCGTCGCGAACTTTGTTCTCTTCTGGAACCTCACTGAATCATCTGTCCTCGGTGCCCCGCCCTATAATTTCAACGCTTCGCAAGTTGGTTACTCCAACTTCGCCTTTCTGATCGGTTGCATAATCGGGCTTGTCACGGCGGGGCCATTATCTGACTGGGTTGCGGTTAAAGCAACAGAGCGGAACAAGGGTGTCTATGAGGCGGAGATGAGATTATTGGGTCTTATTCCCTTTGCTGCGTTACTACTCTTGTCGGTGTTGGTCGGGGCTTTTGCTATCCTGGATTTATGGCCCTGGCCTATTCTGCTGGTGTTTGGGTACGGACTTAGTGGACTGGTTGTCTCGCCGATTTGTAGCATTGCTGTTGCTTATGCGGTGGATTCGTATAAACCTGTTTCTGGGGAGATTATGGCAGTCATCACGATTATTAGAAACACTTTTGGGTTTAGTATGAGTTATTGGGTGCCGCCgttggcggagaggaagttggGGTATTTTTTGCCTGCTATGGTGCAGTTGGCGCTGACGTTTGGGCCGTTGGTTTTGGGCGTGCCGATGTATCTCTTTGGGAAGAGGTTGCGGGTCTGGACGAAGAATTCGAGTGTTCATTTGTATGGGGGATGATAGGGTTGTTTCATTGTCTGATatacaatatataatattttttttttttttttggttaATTTTTTGGTTCTGCCTAGTACTTATTTGCACTGCTTTGGTGTCATTGTGGTGTAGGTCATTGGCAGGCGTATTCCGGAAATGGTGCAATACTCTTAAACTATCGGGTACACTAATTTCAGTGAGTGCGTCCTGTCTttattgctgctgcaattTCAGTAGCTACTGGGTATCCCGAAAATCTCCCTTTCCAGAGGGCACTGCGTATGGCGGACCCGGATGTGCACTGTGGGCTATTAAGGTCGGTCCGCCGTCTTCGCTATATACATCAACTCgtactatatactatgcGTAGATCCTATCAGATCCTTCTATATGCTACATGCTATTAATCGCTTCATTCCGGACCATTGCGAACAAGGTGTCCGTCGCTGTCGTCGTTCAGATCCCGATCGGCCATAGTAGTGGATAACGCTCGATCAGTTATTGTCGTGGAGAGTGTCTGATCGTCCGTACGAGACTCCTCTACATCCACAGTCTGCATGATTATGATGCTGTCGACCGCTCGTGGGAGTCTCTTCGGGGGTGGTTGTGTAGGGTGTGGGGGCGTCTCTGGCTGCCTGGCCCGTCGAAGGCTGTACAATGTGGGCACATTGGCAACCACGGCCGAAAGAAGTTCCTCTATGGGGCTCAAGATTGTTTGCAAGGAAGTGTCGAGTGAGCCTTGGTGAAAAGGGAAACGAAGAGCAGAAATCACCACGAGGACTATgccgatggagaagaggCCAATGAGCTGGGCCCGTCTTCGCATCGGTTAGTATGGATGAGAATCGTTGGTGTCAACATTCGAACTCACTTGTACCAGGGACGCCTAATCTTAAGAAGCCAGTGAATCGGAAGAATAATCAGCATTAAGTCGGTGACACAGTTGAAAACGGCATGGGCCGATATGTGGTATGTCGATCTGATACAAGGACCTGGAATCGAAGAGGGCACAGGTTAGATTTTCTgactaatattaaaatattgtATACCTCGCGAAGTACGCACCTGGATCTGGATAGACCTGGAAGTACAGACCCAGTGGTCTGCATacggtgaggaagagaagaagcaacgTTATATAGGTGACGCATAGTATGGCCCACATGACGCGAATCCATATGTATGGCCACGGAAGCACCCCTAGAAGTCGGTTGATGAAGCAGAGAACGACAGCCTTCTGGCACCAAATACTTGACGGTCTCAGCATTATCCATCATGTGTGCCACGCATGTCCGCGTGTTCGGACGCTTACTTACTAGGTGAAGTAAATGATCGCACCAGCATAAGTGACTTTACTGCTCATCTGGGAACGCTTAATATCGGCGCGGCTCGGTACTTCGCCCGCCATATATGTGACAGCAACATTACCAAGCGTCCCGAAAACAAGAGTGATATTCATGATATAGACCAAAAGAAGGCAGCAGAAAAGGGTTATGTAGTCGCTGATGACGAAGGACTGTCGTCGGTAGCGGCGCATATAGAGCCGGAGGCCCATGATGCTGATTGCCAGCGTCGCAAGCAAGTACCCCACGATGATGGCGGCATCGCCCCCAGAATTGCTCATTGTGAAGCTTTACGGGACAAGCCTGGAGTAATCAACGGGGAAACGGGCACTGGACAGGGGGTTTATATTCAGGTGATGGTCTGGGAGACCGCGAGCATCCCAGTCTGGCGGAGACAAAGAAAGTTTAATTTGGAGCTGCCTCGGAGTCCCAGCCGGATCATAGTTGACAGCTCCGATTCCAAATATATTGCAGATGGTAGCTCGATATTCCTGGAAGTTCTCGAGAGAAAGTGTCGGTAGAATCTAAGGTGTTGGGTTTGACCTAGATCTAACAGTGGGTCTTTGAAGACTATCGGGGACCAGCGCATCCTCGTCGATGAAGATCCGCTTCTCGGGGACTCTTGGTAGGCTCGGTTGTGTCACCCTTGAGTGTGCCATGGGACGATTAGATTCCAGCCTGGCCATGATTTCTGGGAAGCTCAATctcagaaagggaaaggagtgACCCAGCATTTTCCTTCaacaccccccccccccccttccccccaggCACGGGAGGGATCAACCTTATCCGAGGCCCATGCTCCGACCCAAACATCAACGAGGGCGTCCAAGCGCTCAATAAACTCTTCGTATCACATCAGCCAAGACAATTCAGACAAAGAAACTGAGTAGCTCAGCCAGTTCGAGGGCAGCCACGGGCTATAATACCTTGTCTCCAGCCAATGCATAATGCTACCCGACCATAAGTTCGTTCCAGATAATAGGCCCCTCAGCACCGCATGCATCCACCTACGCCTGAAACAGAGAGCTAAGAAGTCCAGACCCGGCTGTGTAGCCTCGTAAACGGCCAACCCCGAGCTCCAGTCTCCTCCGCGGGCTTCCGACTTCGTTCAACAGCGGTGTTTGGGTCGATGAGCTAAGACGCTGTAGGCATTGGAAACGTTTGACGCTCGGGTCAATGTGATGCCCCCTCTTTTCCTGCAGACCAGGTGATTAGGAATCACATGTAGGGAAGCTGGATGTTCATAGATTCACGTAAAGTTCTTCGGCGATGGCAAAGCTGTGAAGTGCCGAGTCAGGGGGTGGACAGCGGCAGCCACCACTTTGGGTAAACTGATGCGTTAGTCTAGTTAGACTTGGGGTTGTTTCTATCACTTTCTCCTCGGAAAGACCGCTCTTCGAGTCAGTCACATCACCAGTGGACGAACGAAAGTACCACCCAAaattctccatcttcagggGTAGccactttctccctctttcagGTCTGCGCTTTGCATGGCAGCATGTtcgctctttctcttcatcaatCTGGATTTCACCACGGTGTGGAACGAGCTATATTGTTGTTCCAAACACTGCAAGAACGCCGCCCGTTAATTTGTCTTTATGGCTTGTTGGGGTTCCATGTAGCTGGGTAGATGGATACTGGGAGAGCCAGCTCCTTATAATTCACTGCCGAGTCCCAGGCGTCAGCAAGCCGGTCGGTCACAAGACTTTCACCTCCTTTATGCGCTGGAGCATGTCCTGCCACTTGCAGTGGCCAAGGAAAGCCTTCTGAGTAATCCACCACTGTCACTTTCCTCCGAAAGCACTAACTACAACTGAGTGTATATATTCAACGTGTCGCCAACGTTCATCGCTACTGCTCCACAACAACTGAGACACGTCAGACCACTAAAGCTTAGCATGCGATATTAATTACCGCAGCGGTACAATGCAGATTGTTCTACTCTGGAATGTATGCGCCCGTGCAACGCTCGAACATGACCGCTCATGCAGCCGACTCTCAAATTCCCTATCCGACCGCGAGCGTGAAGATGGCATGTAAGAAATATAACAATCCATAGCCTCCCTTTACCCCTCCACGCTCGAGCATTCTCATATCGGCTAAGATCCCACGGCATTAGTAGGTGGCCATTCATTCCCCTCGGATCCGAGCCTCGGGTGGAGGTGTGTATCCGGACCGCGTGTGGATGCAAAAACACACAATTGACCTTGTCTGACTGCATGGGTTGAGCGTGGGGCGGCACTCTCGCCAACTAGGAAAATTCAGCCAGTGAGGCCTACGAGGGCGGAACCATGGAGTGACCCAAACCTTGGAAAGTGGAATCCGCGCGAGGACCTTGGGAGACAGCTTAACCCGGGCTGCATCTCACGCATTTTGTTCGCCAACTTGATTGGCCTGCATATAAGCGACATCCCCATCAGCCCTATAGGGCGCTCGTCATTCCGGCTCACGAGGTGATGCTGCTCAGCCCTACCAATTCGCTTGCGAATGATATCGCCAGGAATGTCAGAAAATGGCTTTTTAGATATGCAGAGCTTCTACGGGATGATTTATTGAAAGGACATGAACTGCTGAGACGATTGAGGATGTCTGCATCCTGTTAAGAATCGAGCGAGGCAAATTTGGCTAGCCATCCAGTCAGACCCTAGTTAATGGTTATCCCTGTCAGCCTACGCTTGTCGAGATTATTGCGGCCCACAATGGAGGGCACCTGGTTCGCCGTCGTCGAGCCAGGTACTCCCCTGgacaccaccatctccttcaGCTACACCCCAAGGTCCTCACTCAGTATGCTATAAGACGAACTATCTACAGCTAGATTTTCATAATGCTCTCTCCAGTCAATCCTCACTTCATTGCTCTCCTCCgacccctctccccatctgGTCGCCATGGCTATTTTCAATGCATCCGAGGTGAACCTCCACACGGCCAGCAAAGAGGACGTGCTGTGCTACTATGCCATCTCCGAAAATGACTACAATGGTCATATGGGAGCCcgcatctcatccatctttgTTATCCTCTTTGTCTCCACAgccttcaccttcttccccgtcgTGGCTAAAAGCATGCCCCGCTGGAAGATCCCTCACAACGTCTACATCTTCGCCCGCTACTTCGGTACGGGTGTCATCCTAGCCACAGCCTTTGTTCATCTGCTTGACCCGGCCTACAAGCGCATCGGACCCAAGACCTGCGTTGGCGTCTCCGGAAACTGGTCCATATACTCCTGGTGTGCCGCTATTGTGCTCGGCTCCATCACTCTTATCTTCCTTCTAGATCTCGCCGCCGAGGTCTACGTCGAGAACAAGTATGGCATGCACCGAGAGGAAAACGCCACAGACGCCTTTATTTCCGGTGATCCGACCAGCGCGCATatccaccccaaccccgAAGATGGTCGCATGTCCGCGGAAAAGACCTCCCCCACGGCAACCTCCGCAGAAACCTCGTCCGAGCAAGGCGAACGCTCCTTCAGACAACAGATTGCCGGTTTCTTGATCCTCGAGTTTGGTATCATCTTCCACTCGGTCATCATCGGCCTCAACCTTGGCGTGACCGGTTCTGAATTCTCGACCCTCTACCCCGTGCTGGTCTTCCACCAGTCGTTCGAGGGTCTGGGTATCGGTGCCCGACTTTCCGCCATTCCCTTTGGACATCGCAAGTGGCTCCCTCACCTGCTGTGTCTGGCGTATGGCCTGACCACTCCGATCTCGATTGCGATCGGCCTGGGCCTGCGCACTGCTTACAACCCGGGCTCGAAGACATCCTTGATCGTGCAGGGAGTGTTCAACGCTATCTCAGCAGGTGTGCTGATCTACAGTGCTCTGGTGGAACTGCTGGCACGCGACTTTATTTTCGACCCGTGTCGTACTCGTCGTCGCTCCAAGCTGTTGTACATGGTGTTCTGTACGTTGTTGGGGGCGGGCATCATGGCCTTGATCGGAAAGTGGGCGTAATTGCCTAGAAGTGTGTATGACAGTAAATTGCTACATCTGGAAAGACACCCTCGACTCTATTTCTAGTCACTGCATAATGGATACTTTCGTGCTTTTCTCTTTATCTGTCCGTTTGTTGGTGTAGTAtgcctcttctctctctgcaAACAGGATAAGGCATCTGCCGGTCGCTTCAGCCAATGCTGTCGAGGTTCGACTCTTCAGATTGCCTCCAACAAGTATGCCCCAGTAATTTCTGAACCAGCCGACTGGGTAGCCTTCCAAAGGTCCCTACTGGGCTGGCCTCCATCTCTGGATATACCCAGCCACATATTCACGTACGCCACACTAGCAACGCCATGCATATTGCCACATTCGGAACTCGGTCGAGGCGACTATTCAGTGCCTGAGGCAGTGATAAATCATGACGGCTCCATCCGCCAATTCGTTCCATGCTTCACTATTACTGCATCGGGTATGGCTTCCTACGGGGAAGAGACATGAGAAGAGAACAATCACATTTCGGTATGATATCCAAGATGACTGACTTCTACGTTTTTCTCACCCATACTATGCAATGGGCTGCTCTGCCTTCAGCCCTAACGTTTCTTCCATTGACCTACCGCGGATGGTCAACAACCCCATATCACGTGGCGCAGAGGATCGTTGACTTGCCCATCCAAGAAGCCTCTGGGCTAATGGACTTAGACTCTCCACGATGGGACGCGGGGTTCTTTTTCGAGGCACTCCAAATTGGTTCAATTGCGACGTAGGGGTCGGCATCAACATTCAAGCGCCGCACGACTTCCAAAGGAAGAAAGCCCTCGATGATCGCAGCCCCATGTTCCTGGGTGGTCGGCCGGATTCTGTCGAGATCACGCTTTCCGGAGACTCAAGGAATCTCTTTCTTAGCCTGGTGTTGGATAGTCATTATGAAGATGAATATGATGCGATAGGTGGCCTGGCTGGGAACGGTGAGAGCGTGAAACCTAGTTTCTCAATATTCTGTCATAATCATTATCATATACAAGCTGACCAACGCAGCAACAGTTTTATGCTCCGATGAAGTTAACCATACTTTACGATACACCGCAGTATTGACAGAACCTTTGAACTCAACATTTCCGATACTCGACAGATGCATATACTGCGGCCCATACGTAATCGCGTAGCCCACTGCCGAGTGGAAGGGCCCATGTCTGATTCAGATGACGATATCCCCTGCTTTCCTACATCTTCAGTCGCTCGTCTATCCCAGCCTGTTCCAAGTCACTGGGATAACCTATGCAGTGCTCAGTTCATTCACCTATATGGGTAAGGTGCATATTTTCACCACATCTTGATCGACTAAATCTTGCTTCTTTAGACTTCATATGCCGTAAAGATGTGATGCGCCGAAAAGGTACGTCCAAGAGAGAacgtcatcctcttccctaTACTCGGTCCAGTCAATGCGACCGCTGGTTTCTGGGAAAAGCAAGGTCACACGTCGTAGTATTATGTGACAGGTCGGGTCTTCAGCATATAGCAGCCTTGAATGTGCCACCGTTGGAATCAATAACAGTCGTCCTGCAGGACCCAGGCCCCCACCTTTTCTCCTAAAACCCCATCGACCAATCGCACTATTTGACATTATCAGTATGGTTCTGCAGTCATTTATCAACCCTACGCGTCTCTTGTGCGCTATAGGGATGCAGCATGCTTCCAAAGGGTCATCTGGCACTTGCATCTCTGCATATCTTCCTTGCTATCACCTATGCTATGTTCAATCGATGATATACTGAGAAGTATGATAGGACAGGTATCGTGCTCTTTCTGTAAGGGGACTTATATAGTATCACCTAGTCTCTGAGAAAATTGCCTTGCGATTGCATATTATGATGGGCGGCATCATTGACTGTCATCGAACCTATACATTCATTGCTGGGGTAATTAGTTCTCTACTGTGGTAAGCTCAACTGCGGATTGCGACATATTATTTGTAACTCAATCCAAGGCAATAGTACGTCTAGAAATACTGTAGATACGTAGATAGAGGTTCTATATTCTCATAGTCGAGTAAAAGATAATTCTCCCTTATGCATTTCCAACATCGACTAGTAAATTATAGTCCCATTTCAGTTACCCTAAACTTCATATTGGACTCGAGAAAAGCACCATAGCTCTGCACTTCATGGTTCACTCGCCAGGGGCTCACTGTCTGAAAATCGAAATTGCGGAATAACTACATGTCTAGTAAGCAAACGGTGCCTAATGGGTCTCAAGTAGAAGGATACGCACCTCGAATGTTACCTTCGCAAACTCCATAAAGGCAATATGCTTGCCCAGGCATTGATTCTGTCCATGGCCAAATGCCAGTTCGaggtttcttctcctctcatTGCAGGTATCTTTGTCTAAGTCCATAAAACGTTCAGGTCTGAAGACCTCCGGGTCATTTCCAAACAGTGATTTAGAATGTAGGAGAGATGATGTGTTCATGCAAATGTTGGTACCAGCAGGAATCAACTGGCCGTGATATTCAACACCACCGGAGGGCACAACCTTGGGAAAAAGCCCCAGGATTGGCGGCCGCATGCGAATGCCTTCGCAAATGACGGCCTAATCTCCGATTTCGAATTAGCCTGGTCGGGGGTTTGCAAACTGGGGATGATAGAAGGATCTTACCTGAAGATAGGGGAGATCTCTGACGTCTTTGTTGCTAATAGGGCTGCTAATAGACCCCCTTTTAAGTGTTTCGAGAACCTCGTTCTTAAGCTTCGAGTAGACAACAGGAGAGCTTATGGTGTGGATCAAGATGGATCTTAGAGTAGACGCGGTGCTTTCAGTCCCGGCAATGATTGTGAAGAGCCCCTCGGCTTCACACTCCTCCTGTGTCAATCCATGGCGGATGAAAGATTCCTGCATCGGTGTTAGAACTAGGATCTGTCGCAAGATAATAGCTTGGATGGCGACATACCATCATATCCCCTTTGCTATTGTCCAGGGTAGAGAACTTCTCGCGCACATGTTCACGAGCAACCCTGTCATGCTGTCAGTACATTTGCAAGTCAACACACAAGTGGCCTGTACTTACCTCATCAACGCACCGAAGCCATGAGAGTCCGTTGGGCGAGGGCCTAACAGCTTTAGAAAAGGCTTGGAGAAAATGATCCTTCGAATCCACGGAACATCTGCCACTGTAGACATTTGCGGCCAGAGGGAGTGCACTTCTTTAAAGAAGCCGTAACGATCTTTCTCCGCCTGGAGAAAGCCGAATTCTTGCCCAAAGGCCAGCTTTGTGATAACATCCATGGTAAAGTAGGAGCTAACATCGACTATGTTTAGAAGCGGCGCATCATCCCCAGGAACAGCGTACTTCTGCCGTAGCAGATCAGTTAATCGGGCTACCTGACGATCAACCCCATGTTCCAAGGCAACCCCCGTCTCGCGACCGGAGTAACCTGCATGGACGCGTGCTCGTGCCTTCTTGTGTCCGTCATTACTTAGAATAGTAAACAGGATATCGTAGTACGGGTTGAATCGCCCGGTGAGATACCATTCGCCGCGAGTAAATGTGCTTCGAGTTGATGACATGGAGCTGATGATGTCCGGGTCATCGGTCATGATCTCGTTCGGACCAATCCGAACCAGCGGGCCATATTTCCGATGTAGCTCGCGGTGTACCCAATACTGTTTTCCGCTATATGTCAACCTCCCAAGCCAGAGGTAGGAGAAATGGGCTAGCCAGCTGGGTGTTGGAAACTTGCGGAGTCGATACCACGCTAGGGTGGAAGTAAGGGCATACCATCCAAAAAATGCGAATGCTGTCAAGGCGGCAAGATTGTAAAAATCCATGGTTAGGGTGTAGTTTGTCAGAGAATAGTTGGAGTGAAGGGAGATGGTACGAAAGCAGGTATTTCAGTTCACGCGGTGGAGAGCGATGGAGGTGCTTTACCTATGCCTGGCATATAACATCATCCCCTAGCTGATTTTGATATGAATATGGTCATGCATACATATCTGAGCCAATATATGTGAGTC includes the following:
- a CDS encoding uncharacterized protein (COG:G;~EggNog:ENOG410PVPJ;~InterPro:IPR020846,IPR011701,IPR036259;~PFAM:PF07690;~TransMembrane:11 (o16-38i45-63o75-97i104-123o135-154i240-263o283-305i326-347o353-378i390-409o421-443i);~go_function: GO:0022857 - transmembrane transporter activity [Evidence IEA];~go_process: GO:0055085 - transmembrane transport [Evidence IEA]), with the protein product MFPAFSDTFDLNNTQLLLITGVCILSFAYVNLIIVPCANIFGRRFVFIAFLSLSVASYVWEALASSYTSFIVARVVNGAGAAVCETVPMQTVADLFFLYERGRWTVAFFTAASFGSFLGPVISGNITQRFGWRSFFWLSMAMTCFNIVTILLFCPETKYHRDPASKPPRHTAHISLKPDTEGSPTDTSPTVDSKEIYSTQPLPPKPGTGSPCSAQYKLWQPPDPQWKAFILRDTLTPFRICLYPIIFWAAMAISGVANFVLFWNLTESSVLGAPPYNFNASQVGYSNFAFLIGCIIGLVTAGPLSDWVAVKATERNKGVYEAEMRLLGLIPFAALLLLSVLVGAFAILDLWPWPILLVFGYGLSGLVVSPICSIAVAYAVDSYKPVSGEIMAVITIIRNTFGFSMSYWVPPLAERKLGYFLPAMVQLALTFGPLVLGVPMYLFGKRLRVWTKNSSVHLYGG
- a CDS encoding uncharacterized protein (COG:S;~EggNog:ENOG410PXB4;~TransMembrane:7 (o12-30i42-74o94-119i131-158o178-197i209-229o241-262i)) produces the protein MSNSGGDAAIIVGYLLATLAISIMGLRLYMRRYRRQSFVISDYITLFCCLLLVYIMNITLVFGTLGNVAVTYMAGEVPSRADIKRSQMSSKVTYAGAIIYFTYIWCQKAVVLCFINRLLGVLPWPYIWIRVMWAILCVTYITLLLLFLTVCRPLGLYFQVYPDPGPCIRSTYHISAHAVFNCVTDLMLIILPIHWLLKIRRPWYKRAQLIGLFSIGIVLVVISALRFPFHQGSLDTSLQTILSPIEELLSAVVANVPTLYSLRRARQPETPPHPTQPPPKRLPRAVDSIIIMQTVDVEESRTDDQTLSTTITDRALSTTMADRDLNDDSDGHLVRNGPE
- the ZRT1_3 gene encoding high-affinity Zn(2+) transporter zrt1 (COG:P;~EggNog:ENOG410PFZ2;~InterPro:IPR004698,IPR003689;~PFAM:PF02535;~TransMembrane:8 (o38-58i70-90o110-134i200-219o231-252i264-283o295-314i335-353o);~go_component: GO:0016020 - membrane [Evidence IEA];~go_component: GO:0016021 - integral component of membrane [Evidence IEA];~go_function: GO:0005385 - zinc ion transmembrane transporter activity [Evidence IEA];~go_function: GO:0046873 - metal ion transmembrane transporter activity [Evidence IEA];~go_process: GO:0030001 - metal ion transport [Evidence IEA];~go_process: GO:0055085 - transmembrane transport [Evidence IEA];~go_process: GO:0071577 - zinc ion transmembrane transport [Evidence IEA]); translated protein: MAIFNASEVNLHTASKEDVLCYYAISENDYNGHMGARISSIFVILFVSTAFTFFPVVAKSMPRWKIPHNVYIFARYFGTGVILATAFVHLLDPAYKRIGPKTCVGVSGNWSIYSWCAAIVLGSITLIFLLDLAAEVYVENKYGMHREENATDAFISGDPTSAHIHPNPEDGRMSAEKTSPTATSAETSSEQGERSFRQQIAGFLILEFGIIFHSVIIGLNLGVTGSEFSTLYPVLVFHQSFEGLGIGARLSAIPFGHRKWLPHLLCLAYGLTTPISIAIGLGLRTAYNPGSKTSLIVQGVFNAISAGVLIYSALVELLARDFIFDPCRTRRRSKLLYMVFCTLLGAGIMALIGKWA
- the CABA1 gene encoding cytochrome P450 (COG:Q;~EggNog:ENOG410PFNG;~InterPro:IPR001128,IPR002403,IPR036396;~PFAM:PF00067;~TransMembrane:1 (o6-27i);~go_function: GO:0004497 - monooxygenase activity [Evidence IEA];~go_function: GO:0005506 - iron ion binding [Evidence IEA];~go_function: GO:0016705 - oxidoreductase activity, acting on paired donors, with incorporation or reduction of molecular oxygen [Evidence IEA];~go_function: GO:0020037 - heme binding [Evidence IEA];~go_process: GO:0055114 - oxidation-reduction process [Evidence IEA]); this encodes MDFYNLAALTAFAFFGWYALTSTLAWYRLRKFPTPSWLAHFSYLWLGRLTYSGKQYWVHRELHRKYGPLVRIGPNEIMTDDPDIISSMSSTRSTFTRGEWYLTGRFNPYYDILFTILSNDGHKKARARVHAGYSGRETGVALEHGVDRQVARLTDLLRQKYAVPGDDAPLLNIVDVSSYFTMDVITKLAFGQEFGFLQAEKDRYGFFKEVHSLWPQMSTVADVPWIRRIIFSKPFLKLLGPRPTDSHGFGALMRVAREHVREKFSTLDNSKGDMMESFIRHGLTQEECEAEGLFTIIAGTESTASTLRSILIHTISSPVVYSKLKNEVLETLKRGSISSPISNKDVRDLPYLQAVICEGIRMRPPILGLFPKVVPSGGVEYHGQLIPAGTNICMNTSSLLHSKSLFGNDPEVFRPERFMDLDKDTCNERRRNLELAFGHGQNQCLGKHIAFMEFAKVTFEVRILLLETH